GCAGCCAGCCGTCGGGGTCGATCATGTCGGCGGTGGCGTCGGGCCGGCCGAGGTAGCCCTTCATCACCTGGGGGCCCCGGATGAGGATCTCGCCGGCGGTGCCCGGGCCGACGTCGATGCCGGGGTCGGTGAGCGAGACGATCCGCATCTCGGTGCCGGGCAGCAGCTTCCCGACCGCGCCCGGCGGCGGGTTCTCGGCGTCGAGGGGCACCACGTGGGTGCCGGGCGAGAGCTCCGTCATGCCGTACGCCTGACGCACGGCGGGCACACCGAGCCGGGTGGAGCAGGCGGCGGCGAGTCCGGCGTCCAGGGGTGCGGCGGCGCTGACGATGTACTCCAGCGACGAGAGGTCGTACTCGCCGACGATCGGGTGCTTCGCGAGGGCCAGGACGATGGGCGGGGCGACGTACAGACCGGTGATGCGGTGGGTCTGGATCGTCTCCAGGAACTGGGCGAGGTCGAAGCGGGGCAGGACGACGACCGTGGCGCCGTAGCGCAGCGGACCGTTCATCAGGGCGGTGAGCCCGTAGATGTGGAAGAAGGGCAGCACGGCCAGGATGCGGTCGCGCTCGCCGAGGGGGACGAAGGGCCTCAGCTGCTCCAAATTGGTGGCGATGGAGCGGTGGGTGAGCATGACGCCCTTGGGGGTGCCGGTGGTCCCGGAGGAGTACGGGAGTACGGCGACGTCCTCGGCCGGGTCGAAGGCGATGTCGGGCTCGGGTGCGGTGGAGCCCAGCATGTCGAGCACGGACGTGTGGCCCTCGGCCTGGTCGCAGACGTAGATCTCCTCGACGCCGCCGGCGAGTTCGGCGGCGCGGCGGGCGACGTCGAGCAGAGGGGACACGGTGACGATCCAGCGGGCGGCGGAGTCCCCGAGCTGTTTGGCGAACTCCTCCGGGGTGGCCAGCGGGTGGATGGTGGTGACGGTGGCACCGGCCCGGGTCGCCCCGTAGAAGACGGCCGGGTAGGCGATCGTGTTGGGGCTGTGCAGGGCGAGCACGTCGCCCTTGCGCAGTCCGGCCGCGGCCAGATACGCGGCGATGCGCCGGTGGAAGGTGTCGAGCTGGGCGTACGTCACGCTCATCCCGTTGGTGCCGTCGATCAGGGCGGGCGTGTCACCGAAGTCCGCGGCGTTCCCGAGGACGGCTTCGTGGATGGGTCTTTCGAGGGGCTGGACGTCTGCGTACTCGCTGTGGAACACCATGGCGGTCCCCTTCGACGCGGGTGGAGAGCCGGAATCGCCCCTGCGGGGGCGTGACGTGGCCGAAGACGTCAGTACGACTTCGGCAGGCCCAGGGTCTGGTGGGAGACGTAGTTGAGGATCATTTCCCGGCTGACGGGCGCGATACGGGAGACACGCGCGGCGGTGATCAGGGAGGCGAGCCCGTACTCGCGGGTGAGGCCGTTCCCGCCGAGGGTGTGGACGGCCTGGTCGACGGCCCTGACGCAGGCCTCCGCGGCGGCGTACTTCGCCATGTTGGCCGCCTCCCCCGCGCCGATGTCGTCGCCGTCGTCGTAGAGCCTCGCGGCCTTCTGCATCATCAGCCGGGCGAGTTCGAGCTCGATGTGCGCCTGGGCGAGCGGGTGGGCGATGGCCTGGTGGGAGCCGATGGGCGCGCCCTTCCAGACGGTGCGGGTCCTCGCGTAGTCCACGGCCTTGTCGACGGCGTAGCGGCCCATGCCGATGGAGAAGGCGGCGCCCATGATGCGTTCCGGGTTCAGCCCGGCGAAGAGCTGGAGCAGCCCGGTGTCCGCCTCCTCACCGACGAGGGCGCCTGCGGGCAGCCGTACGTCGTCGAGGACCAGCTCGAACTGCTTCTCGGCCGCCTGGAGTTCCATGTCGATCGGGGTGCGGGTGAAGCCGGGGGTGTCACGGGGGACGATGAACAGGCAGGGCTTGAGGTTGCCGGACCTGGCGTCCTCGGTGCGGCCGACGATCAGTGTGGCGTCGGAGATGTCGACGCCGGATATGAAGACCTTGCGACCGGTGAGGACCCAGTCCCCGCCGTCGCGGCGGGCCGTCGTGGTGATGCGGTGCGAGTTGGACCCGGCGTCGGGCTCGGTGATGCCGAACGACATGCTCAGGGAGCCGTCGGAGAGGCCGGGGAGCCAGGCCTGCTTCTGCTCGTCGGTGCCGAAGCGGGCGATGACGGTGCCGCAGATCGCCGGGGAGACGACCATCATGAGGAGGGGGCTGCCCGCGGCGCCGAGCTCCTCCAGGACGATGGAGAGTTCGGCCATGCCGCCGCCCCCGCCGCCGTACTGCTCGGGGAGGTTGACGCCGAGGTAGCCGAGCTTGCCGGCCTCCTCCCACAGCTCCCGGGGGTGCTCGCCGTCGCGGAACAGGTCGGTGGTGTAGGCGCGGCCGAAGCGCTTGCCGAGGGCGGCGACGGCGGCGCGGAGGGCCTTGTGCTCTTCGGTTTCGAGGACGGTGCTCATGACGTCGTCTCCTCCTGATGCGCGGGTGCGTGCGCGGGGGCGTTCGCGGGGTCGCTCTCGGATACGGGCGCGGGATCGTTCGCGGATGCGTCCTGTACTACGGCGAGCAGGGCACCGACCTCGACCTGGAGTCCGGGGGCGGCGTGGAGCGCGGTGAGCGTGCCGGAGGCGGGGGCCAGGATGCGGTGTTCCATCTTCATCGCCTCCAGCCAGATCAGCGGCTGCCCGGCCTCGACGGCCGTGCCCGGCGCCAGCCCTTCGGCGAGGCGGACGACGGTGCCGGGCATGGGGGCGAGCAGGGAGCCGGGCTCGGTGCGTTCGGCGGGGTCGGTGAAGCGGGGCAGTGCGGTGAAGGTGTACGAGCCGGACGAGGTGTCCACATGGGTCCGGTCGCCGTGGACGGTGACGGTGAAGTGCCTTGTCAGGCCGCCGGTTTCGAGGGTGACCGCGCCGGGGTGTACGGCGACGACCCGCTCGCCCGACCCGGGCACCGGGATGCCGTCCCGGCCGGTGCGGTAGGCGATCTCGTACTCGGTGCCGTCGGGCTCGCTCCGGTAGCTCCGGGTCTGCGGCTGCGAGGTGAGGTTGCGCCAGGCCCCGAAGCGGGCCGGGCCCGTGGTGCTCCCCGCCGGGGAGGGTCCGGCGGCGGCGAGTGCGGCGGCGGTGGCGGCGAGAGTGCGTGCGGAGTCCTCCCCGGGTGCTGCGGTCGTCGTCAGGGCGGCCAGGTGCCGGTCGTAGAAGCCCGTGTCGAGGCGCTCCGCGACGAAGTCCGGGTGGCGCAGCGAGCGCACGAGGAGTTCCCGGTTGGTGACGGGGCCGTGGATGCGGGCGCGTTCCAGGGCGCGGGCGAGGAGGCGGACGGCCTCGGTGCGGGTGGGGGCGTGGGCGATGACCTTGGCGATCATCGGGTCGTAGTGCACGCCTATCGTGTCGCCGCCCGCGTATCCGGTGTCCAGACGCAGGCCGGGTGCCTCGGGTACGTCGAACGAGAGCAGCGCTCCGGTCTGTGGCCGCCAGTCACGGGCCGGGTCCTCGGCGTACAGCCGGGCCTCGACGGCGTGACCGTGCGGTTCGGGCGGGGCGGCCGTGGGGAGCGGTCCGCCTTCCGCGACGCGCAGTTGCAGGGCGACGAGGTCGAGCCCGAACACGGCTTCCGTGACCGGGTGTTCGACCTGGAGCCGGGTGTTCATCTCCAGGAACCAGGGGCGTCCTTCGGCCGACACGAGGAACTCGACGGTGCCCGCGCCCCGGTAGCCCACCGCCTGCGCCGCGGCGACCGCCGCGTCGTGCAGGCGGCGGCGCAGTCCGTCGTCGAGTCCGGGCGCGGGGGCCTCCTCGACGACCTTCTGGTGGCGGCGCTGGAGGGAGCAGTCGCGGGTGCCGAGCGCCCACACCGTGCCCTGCCCGTCGGCCATCACCTGGACCTCGACGTGCCGGCCCCGTTCGACGTACGGCTCGGCGAAGACCTCGCCGTCCCCGAAGGCGCTGACGGCCTCGGCGGAAGCGGCGGTCAGCTCCCCGGGGAGCGAGGCGAGGTCACGCACGATGCGCATCCCGCGCCCTCCCCCGCCGGCCGCCGCCTTGAGCAGCAGCGGCAGATCGGCGGTGGTGGCGCTCCCCGGGTCGACCGGGGCGAGCAGGGGCACTCCGGCGGCGGCCATCAGCTCCTTGGCCCGGGTCTTGGACGCCATCAGCTCGATGGCCTTGACCGGCGGCCCCACCCAGAGGAGGCCGGCGTCCTGCACGGCCCGGGCGAATCCGGCGTTCTCGGAGAGGAAGCCGTACCCCGGGTGCACGGCGTCGGCTCCCGCGGCGAGCGCGGCGGCGACGACGAGGTCGCCGCGGAGGTAGGTGTCGGAGGGCGCGGCGCCCGGCAGACGTACGGCGGTGTCGGCCTCCCGTACGTGCAGGGCGCCGGCGTCCGCGTCCGAGTACACCGCGACGGTGGCGATGCCCAGATCCCGGCAGGTGCGGAAGATCCGGCAGGCGATCTCGCCCCGGTTGGCGACCAGCAGTGTGGTGATCATCCGATGCCTCACATCCGGAAGACGCCGAAGCCGCGCGCGCCTTCGACCGGGGCCGTATGGATCGCGGACAGGCACATCCCGAGGACGGTCCTGGTGTCGCGGGGGTCGATGACCCCGTCGTCGTACAGCCGCCCCGAGAGGAACATCGGCAGCGACTCGGACTCGATCTGCTGTTCCACCATGGCGCGGAGTCCGGCGTCGGCCTCGTCGTCGTAGGGCAGCCCCTTGGCGGCGGAGGAGGCGCGGGCGACGATCGAGAGGACGCCGGCGAGCTGCTGGGCCCCCATGACGGCGGACTTGCTGCTGGGCCAGGCGAAGAGGAAGCGGGGGTCGTAGGCCCGGCCGCACATGCCGTAGTGCCCGGCGCCGTAGGAGGCGCCCATCAGCACGGAGAGGTGCGGGACCCGGGAGTTGGACACCGCGTTGATCATCATCGCGCCGTGCTTGATGATGCCGCCCTGCTCGTACTCCTTGCCGACCATGTAGCCGGTGGTGTTGTGCAGGAAGAGGAGGGGGATGTCGCGCTGGTTGGCGAGCTGGATGAACTGCGCGGCCTTCTGCGACTCCTCGCTGAACAGCACGCCCTGCGCGTTGGCGAGGATGCCGACGGGATAGCCGTGCAGCCGCGCCCAGCCGGTGACCAGGCTCGTCCCGTAGAGCGGCTTGAAGGCGTCGAAGTCCGAGCCGTCGACCAGCCGGGCTATGACCTCTCGCGGGTCGAAGGGGACCTTGAGGTCACCGGGCACGATCCCGACGAGTTCGTCCTCGTCGTACTTCGGCGGTTCGGCGGGGCCCGGATCGGCGTGTGCCTTGCGCCAGTTGAGGCGGGCGACGATCCGACGGGCCTGGCGGAGCGCGTCGTGCTCGTCGAGGGCGTAGTGGTCGGCGAGACCGGAGGTGCGGGCGTGCATCTCGGCGCCACCGAGGGACTCGTCGTCGCTCTCCTCGCCGGTGGCCATCTTCACCAGGGGCGGGCCGCCGAGGAAGACCTTGGACTGCTCCTTGATCATCACGGTGTGGTCGGACATGCCGGGGACGTACGCGCCTCCGGCGGTGGAGTTGCCGAACACCACGGCGACGGTGGGGATCCCGGCGGCGGACAGCCGGGTGAGGTCGCGGAACAGCGCGCCGCCCGGGATGAAGATCTCCTTCTGGGACGGCAGGTCGGCGCCGCCCGACTCCACGAGGCTGATGCAGGGCAGCCGGTTGGCGAAGGCGATCTCGTTGGCGCGCAGCGCCTTCTTCAGGGTCCACGGGTTGGAGGCCCCGCCGCGCACGGTCGGGTCGTTGGCGGTGATCAGGCACTCCACGCCGGACACGGTCCCGATGCCGGTGACGAGCGAGGCTCCCACCGTGTGGTCGCTGCCCCAGGCGGCCAGCGGGGACAGTTCCAGGAACGGCGTGTCCGGGTCGACCAGCAGCTCGATCCGCTCGCGGGCGAGGAGCTTTCCGCGCCCCCGGTGGCGGGCCACGTACTTCTCGCCGCCGCCGGCGAGGGCCTTGGCGTGCTCGGTCTCCAGTTCGGCGAGCTTCGCGAGCATCGCCTCGCGGTGGGCGGCGTACTCGGGGCCCGCGGTGTCGAGGGCGGTGGGCAGGACGGTCATGCGTTCACCTCCGGGTCGGCCGGCAGCTGCACGGGGACGGTGACGTGTCGGGACCGCAGCCACTCCCCCAGCGCCTTGGCCTGCGGGTCGAAACGTGCCTGCGCGGCGACGCCCTCGCCGAGGAGACCGTGGACGACGAAATTGAGGGCCCGCAGCCGGGGCAGGACATGGCGTACGACGGTGAGCCCGGCGGTCTCCGGAAGCAGTTCCTGGAATCGGGCGACGGTCAGTTCGTGGGCCAGCCAGCGCCAGGCGTCGTCCGAGCGGACCCACACCCCGACGTTGGCGTCCCCGCCCTTGTCGCCGCTGCGGGCACCGGCCAGCCGCCCGAGGGGGACGGCACGCGTGGGACCGGCGGGCAGCGGTTCGGGCAGGGCCGGCTCCGCCACCTCGTCGAGGTCCCTGTACTCCCCGGCCGCCGGTACGGCCTCCCTGGTCCCGTCGGGCAGCACGGCGACGTGCTCGACCTCACCGGCCGGCACGTACGCGGCCTCGAACACCCCGTAGGGGGCGCCCTTGCCGGGCGGGGCGGTCACATGGAAGCCCGGGTAGCTGCCGAGTGCCAGCTCGACGGCCGCCCCGGACACCGCGCGGCCGACGGCTTCCGCGTCCGGGTCGCGCACGACGAGCCGGAGCAGGGCGCTGGCCGTCTCCTCGGTGCCGGCGTCGGCCCGGTCGGTGCGGGCGAGCTCCCACCGCACCTCGGCGGGCTTCGAGCCGGCCCGGTCGAGGGCGTCGGCGAACTGGTCCCGCACGAGACGGGCCTTGGCGTCGATGTCGAGTCCCGTCAGCACGAAGACGACCTCGTTGCGCCACCCGCCGAGCCGGTTGGTCCCGACCTTGAGCATGGGCGGCGGCGCCTCTCCGCGTACGCCGCCGATCCGTACCCGGTCGGGCCCGTCCTGCGTGAGCCGTACGGTGTCGAGCCGGGCGGTGACGTCGGGTCCGGCGTAGCGGGCACCGCCGGTCTCGTACAGCAGTTGGGCGGTGACGGTGCCGATGTCGACGACGCCGCCCGTCCCCTCGTGCTTGGTGATCACGCTGCTTCCGTCCGCGTGGATCTCGGCGAGCGGGAACCCCGGCCGGCGGACGTCGTGGTCGCCGAAGAAGGCGTAGTTGCCGCCGGTGGCCTGGGTCCCGCACTCCAGGACGTGTCCGGCGACGACGGCCCCGGCGAGCGCGTCGTGGTCGCCGGGCCCCCAGCCGAAGTGGGCGGCGGCGGGACCGGTGACGAGGGCGGCGTCCGTGACCCGCCCGGTGACGACGATGTCGGCCCCGGCGCGCAGACAGGCGGTGATGCCCGCGCCGCCGAGATAGGCGTTGGCGGTCAGGCAGCCGTCGGGCACGGGGCGGCTGTCGCCCTCGACATGTGCGACGCGCACGGGTATGCCGGTGCGGTCCGCCAGCTCCCGTACGGCGTCGGCGAGCCCGGCCGGGTTGAGGCCGCCGGCGTTGGTGACGATCTTCACGCCCCGCTCGTGGGCGAGCCCGAGGTTCTCCTCCAGCTGGCGGAGGAACGTCGAGGCGTAACCGCGCTTCGGGTCCTCGATGCGGCTCCGGCCCAGGATCAGCATGGTGAGTTCGGCGAGGTAGTCCCCGGTGAGGACATCCAGCGGCCCGTCGGTGAGCATGTCGCGCACGGCGTCGAAGCGGTCGCCGTAGAAGCCCGACGCGTTGCCGATGCGCAGCGGCCGGGTCATCGGTCCGCCTTCCGGGGGCGCCCGGGCCCGGCGGGTCCGGCGAAGGCCTGCGCGATGTCCAGCCACTGCCCGGCGTCCGGGCCCACCGCTTCGACGGCGAGGTCGTCCCGGTGGGCGCGCTGGGTGACGAGCAGACAGAAGTCGAGGAGCGGGCCGGTGACCCGTTGCGCGGCGTCCTCGGGGCCGTACACCGCCGGAGCGCCGTCGTCCGCGCGCAGTTCCACCCGGAACTGCTCGGCGGGCGGTTGCAGGCCCCGTACGAAGTAGGCGTAGTCCCGGGCGCGTACGCCGATCCTGGCGACGTGCCGGAGCCTGGCGGTGGGCTTCCTGGTCACGCCGAGCGCGTCGGCGATGTCCTGGCCGTGCGCCCACGTCTCCATGAGCCGGGCGCTCGCCATCGAGGCGACGCTCATGGGCGGGCCGTACCAGGGCAGTTTCGTCCCCCCGGGCGCCGCGCGGAGCGCTTCCTGGAGCCGGGCCCTCCCCTCCCGCCACTCCACGAGCAGGTCCGCGGGGGTCAGGGCGGTGACGGCCTCGTCGGCCGCCTCGTCGACGAAGGTGTCAGGGGCCGCGAGTGCCTTCTCCACCTCGGCGGAGAAGGCGTCGGGCGCCGTGGCGGCGACCAGGGCCACCTCGTCGGTCCAGTTGAGGTGGGCGATCTGATGGGCGACGGTCCACCCTTCGGCGGGCGTCGGCGTGGCCCACTCCTGCGCGCTCAACCCCGCTACCAGCAGGTCGAGTTCGTCGCTCTCCTCACGCATGTCGTCGAGCACGGCGGCGGTCACGGCCGATGCGTCGGGCACGGTGCGCTCCCCTCGGGGCGTGGCGGTGTGCCCCGGAGCATGCCAGCGCCCCAGGAAACAAGCAAGCATGCTTGCATGATTTTTCGCCCGCCGGCGGTCCGCCCCGGCCGTCCCCAGTCTCCGGTGACCCCCGGGACTCAGAGGACGGCGAAGGCGTCCTCCACGGCCCGGCAGGTGGCGTCGAGGTCGGCGTCCGACACGACGGCCGGGACGAACCAGCAGGCCATCGCGTAGGCGTTGGTGTGCACACCCCGCTTGAGCAGCTCGTGCCGGAAGGCGTCGTACCGGCCTCCGTCCGCCGTGAGGAGGTCGCGGTACTGCCGGGTGGGGGACCCGTCCGGGGTGAACACCACCTGGAACATGGCCCCGACGCCCTGCACCGCGCAGGGCACGCCCCGGTCGTGGGCAGCGCGGCGCACCGTCTCCATGATCCTGCGACCGGTCTCGTCGATCCGTCCGGTGACGGCGGGGTCGTTCAGCGCACGGAGTGTCACGAGGGCGGCCGTGGCGCACAGGGGCGACGCATTGTAGGTGCCTCCGTGCTTCACCCGTCCACTCGCCAGTGGCTCCATCACCTCACGCCGGCCCGCGAACGCGGCGATCGGGAGTCCTCCGCCGAGCGCCTTGGAGTACACCGCGAGGTCGGGGATCACCCCGAAGAGCGTCTGGGCCCCGCCGGGGCCGGTCCGGAACCCGGTACAGACCTCGTCGAAGATCAGCACGATCCCCCGGGCGGTGCACTCCTGCCGCAGCAGGTCCAGGAATCCCGTGTCGGGCATGGTGCAGGCGTTGTTGGCGACGATGGGCTCGCAGATGACCGCCGCGAGGCCGGGGTGCGCGTCGAGGGCGGACCTGAGCGCGGCCGGGTCGTTCCACGGGCGGACGACCACGTCGTCGACGACACCCGGCGGGATGCCCGGTGAGTGGGGCACGGCGTGCGGCGCGCCGTAGGGGCCCGCCTCGGCGGTGGTGGGCCGGTTCGAGACGGCGAGCGTGTCGGACCAGCCGTGGTAGTGGCCCTCGAACTTGAGGATCGTGGACCGGCCGGTGTATCCGCGGGCGGCACGCACCGCTCCCTGCACCGCCTCGCTCCCCGAGTTGGCGAAGCGGACCAGCTCGGCGCAGGGCACCATCCGGCAGATCAGCTCGGCGAGTTCGACCTCCGGCACGTTGCAGGTGCCGAACATCGTTCCCGTACGGAGGACGTCGGTGAGGGCGTCCGTGAGGAGGGGGGACGCGTGCCCGAGGACGGCGCTGCCGTAGGAGACGAGGTAGTCGATGTACTCGTTGCCGTCCACGTCCCGGACGCGCGCGCCCGACCCGCTGGTCATGTAGAGCGGGTAGGGGTGCGGTCCGGTGGAGGTCAGCCGGGCGGAGGAGCTGATCCCGCCGGCCAGGGACGCCTGTGCGCGCTCGAACCAGGACCGGCTGCCTTCGGTGCCGCCGAGCGCCGGGAAAACGCCATTCATCGCTGCTCCAGTTTGAGTGGGAGGGCCGTGGGACACGCTCCGGGAGCCGGTGTCCGGACACGGATTCGCTGAGACGGGGTTGTGCGACATGACGGTGGGAACGGCTGTTGTCACGGGGGCGGGAAGCGGTGTCGGGCGGGCCTGCGCGCTGGGCCTGCTGGCGGACGGCTGGACGGTCGTCCTCACCGGGCGGCGCCGGGCCCCACTGGAGGAGACCTCCCGGCTCGCCCCCGGGCAGGACCGGGGCCGGGCCGTCGCGGTCAGCGCCGACATCACCGACCCGGCTTCGGTGGACGCCCTGTTCACCACCGTGAAGGAGCGCTTCGGCCGGCTCGACCTGCTCTTCAACAACGCCGCGGACACCATGCCCTACACCCCCACCGAGGAGGTACGGATCGAGGACTGGAACCGCGTCATGGCATCCATCGCCACCGGGACCTTCCTGTGCTCGCGAGCGGCCTTCCGGATGATGAAGGAGCAGTCCCCCCGAGGTGGCCGGATCATCAACAACGGTGCTCCTTCCGCCCAGGCGCCCCGCCCCGACTCGGTCGCCTTCACCGCGGCCAAGCACGCCGTGGCGGGGCTGACCCGTTCCC
The DNA window shown above is from Streptomyces sp. Alt3 and carries:
- a CDS encoding acyl-CoA dehydrogenase family protein; its protein translation is MSTVLETEEHKALRAAVAALGKRFGRAYTTDLFRDGEHPRELWEEAGKLGYLGVNLPEQYGGGGGGMAELSIVLEELGAAGSPLLMMVVSPAICGTVIARFGTDEQKQAWLPGLSDGSLSMSFGITEPDAGSNSHRITTTARRDGGDWVLTGRKVFISGVDISDATLIVGRTEDARSGNLKPCLFIVPRDTPGFTRTPIDMELQAAEKQFELVLDDVRLPAGALVGEEADTGLLQLFAGLNPERIMGAAFSIGMGRYAVDKAVDYARTRTVWKGAPIGSHQAIAHPLAQAHIELELARLMMQKAARLYDDGDDIGAGEAANMAKYAAAEACVRAVDQAVHTLGGNGLTREYGLASLITAARVSRIAPVSREMILNYVSHQTLGLPKSY
- a CDS encoding aspartate aminotransferase family protein translates to MNGVFPALGGTEGSRSWFERAQASLAGGISSSARLTSTGPHPYPLYMTSGSGARVRDVDGNEYIDYLVSYGSAVLGHASPLLTDALTDVLRTGTMFGTCNVPEVELAELICRMVPCAELVRFANSGSEAVQGAVRAARGYTGRSTILKFEGHYHGWSDTLAVSNRPTTAEAGPYGAPHAVPHSPGIPPGVVDDVVVRPWNDPAALRSALDAHPGLAAVICEPIVANNACTMPDTGFLDLLRQECTARGIVLIFDEVCTGFRTGPGGAQTLFGVIPDLAVYSKALGGGLPIAAFAGRREVMEPLASGRVKHGGTYNASPLCATAALVTLRALNDPAVTGRIDETGRRIMETVRRAAHDRGVPCAVQGVGAMFQVVFTPDGSPTRQYRDLLTADGGRYDAFRHELLKRGVHTNAYAMACWFVPAVVSDADLDATCRAVEDAFAVL
- a CDS encoding 4-coumarate--CoA ligase family protein, whose product is MVFHSEYADVQPLERPIHEAVLGNAADFGDTPALIDGTNGMSVTYAQLDTFHRRIAAYLAAAGLRKGDVLALHSPNTIAYPAVFYGATRAGATVTTIHPLATPEEFAKQLGDSAARWIVTVSPLLDVARRAAELAGGVEEIYVCDQAEGHTSVLDMLGSTAPEPDIAFDPAEDVAVLPYSSGTTGTPKGVMLTHRSIATNLEQLRPFVPLGERDRILAVLPFFHIYGLTALMNGPLRYGATVVVLPRFDLAQFLETIQTHRITGLYVAPPIVLALAKHPIVGEYDLSSLEYIVSAAAPLDAGLAAACSTRLGVPAVRQAYGMTELSPGTHVVPLDAENPPPGAVGKLLPGTEMRIVSLTDPGIDVGPGTAGEILIRGPQVMKGYLGRPDATADMIDPDGWLHTGDVGRVDADGWLYVVDRVKELIKYKGYQVAPADLEALLLTHARIADAAVIGVYDADGNEVPKAYVVRRPDADDLTEEDVLTYVAERVSPYKKVRQAEFIEAVPRAVSGKILRRELRDREKQR
- a CDS encoding acyclic terpene utilization AtuA family protein; its protein translation is MTRPLRIGNASGFYGDRFDAVRDMLTDGPLDVLTGDYLAELTMLILGRSRIEDPKRGYASTFLRQLEENLGLAHERGVKIVTNAGGLNPAGLADAVRELADRTGIPVRVAHVEGDSRPVPDGCLTANAYLGGAGITACLRAGADIVVTGRVTDAALVTGPAAAHFGWGPGDHDALAGAVVAGHVLECGTQATGGNYAFFGDHDVRRPGFPLAEIHADGSSVITKHEGTGGVVDIGTVTAQLLYETGGARYAGPDVTARLDTVRLTQDGPDRVRIGGVRGEAPPPMLKVGTNRLGGWRNEVVFVLTGLDIDAKARLVRDQFADALDRAGSKPAEVRWELARTDRADAGTEETASALLRLVVRDPDAEAVGRAVSGAAVELALGSYPGFHVTAPPGKGAPYGVFEAAYVPAGEVEHVAVLPDGTREAVPAAGEYRDLDEVAEPALPEPLPAGPTRAVPLGRLAGARSGDKGGDANVGVWVRSDDAWRWLAHELTVARFQELLPETAGLTVVRHVLPRLRALNFVVHGLLGEGVAAQARFDPQAKALGEWLRSRHVTVPVQLPADPEVNA
- a CDS encoding TIGR03084 family metal-binding protein, with amino-acid sequence MPDASAVTAAVLDDMREESDELDLLVAGLSAQEWATPTPAEGWTVAHQIAHLNWTDEVALVAATAPDAFSAEVEKALAAPDTFVDEAADEAVTALTPADLLVEWREGRARLQEALRAAPGGTKLPWYGPPMSVASMASARLMETWAHGQDIADALGVTRKPTARLRHVARIGVRARDYAYFVRGLQPPAEQFRVELRADDGAPAVYGPEDAAQRVTGPLLDFCLLVTQRAHRDDLAVEAVGPDAGQWLDIAQAFAGPAGPGRPRKADR
- a CDS encoding SDR family oxidoreductase, whose amino-acid sequence is MTVGTAVVTGAGSGVGRACALGLLADGWTVVLTGRRRAPLEETSRLAPGQDRGRAVAVSADITDPASVDALFTTVKERFGRLDLLFNNAADTMPYTPTEEVRIEDWNRVMASIATGTFLCSRAAFRMMKEQSPRGGRIINNGAPSAQAPRPDSVAFTAAKHAVAGLTRSLSLDGRRHDISCGQIDIGNVTPEDRPQPAVRQADGSLRAEPTMDMRHVVDMVRAMAALPAGVNVQSVLVMPSSMPYVGRG
- a CDS encoding acetyl/propionyl/methylcrotonyl-CoA carboxylase subunit alpha, encoding MITTLLVANRGEIACRIFRTCRDLGIATVAVYSDADAGALHVREADTAVRLPGAAPSDTYLRGDLVVAAALAAGADAVHPGYGFLSENAGFARAVQDAGLLWVGPPVKAIELMASKTRAKELMAAAGVPLLAPVDPGSATTADLPLLLKAAAGGGGRGMRIVRDLASLPGELTAASAEAVSAFGDGEVFAEPYVERGRHVEVQVMADGQGTVWALGTRDCSLQRRHQKVVEEAPAPGLDDGLRRRLHDAAVAAAQAVGYRGAGTVEFLVSAEGRPWFLEMNTRLQVEHPVTEAVFGLDLVALQLRVAEGGPLPTAAPPEPHGHAVEARLYAEDPARDWRPQTGALLSFDVPEAPGLRLDTGYAGGDTIGVHYDPMIAKVIAHAPTRTEAVRLLARALERARIHGPVTNRELLVRSLRHPDFVAERLDTGFYDRHLAALTTTAAPGEDSARTLAATAAALAAAGPSPAGSTTGPARFGAWRNLTSQPQTRSYRSEPDGTEYEIAYRTGRDGIPVPGSGERVVAVHPGAVTLETGGLTRHFTVTVHGDRTHVDTSSGSYTFTALPRFTDPAERTEPGSLLAPMPGTVVRLAEGLAPGTAVEAGQPLIWLEAMKMEHRILAPASGTLTALHAAPGLQVEVGALLAVVQDASANDPAPVSESDPANAPAHAPAHQEETTS
- a CDS encoding acyl-CoA carboxylase subunit beta produces the protein MTVLPTALDTAGPEYAAHREAMLAKLAELETEHAKALAGGGEKYVARHRGRGKLLARERIELLVDPDTPFLELSPLAAWGSDHTVGASLVTGIGTVSGVECLITANDPTVRGGASNPWTLKKALRANEIAFANRLPCISLVESGGADLPSQKEIFIPGGALFRDLTRLSAAGIPTVAVVFGNSTAGGAYVPGMSDHTVMIKEQSKVFLGGPPLVKMATGEESDDESLGGAEMHARTSGLADHYALDEHDALRQARRIVARLNWRKAHADPGPAEPPKYDEDELVGIVPGDLKVPFDPREVIARLVDGSDFDAFKPLYGTSLVTGWARLHGYPVGILANAQGVLFSEESQKAAQFIQLANQRDIPLLFLHNTTGYMVGKEYEQGGIIKHGAMMINAVSNSRVPHLSVLMGASYGAGHYGMCGRAYDPRFLFAWPSSKSAVMGAQQLAGVLSIVARASSAAKGLPYDDEADAGLRAMVEQQIESESLPMFLSGRLYDDGVIDPRDTRTVLGMCLSAIHTAPVEGARGFGVFRM